From Coffea arabica cultivar ET-39 chromosome 2e, Coffea Arabica ET-39 HiFi, whole genome shotgun sequence, the proteins below share one genomic window:
- the LOC140036201 gene encoding uncharacterized protein, with product MPTLQSTDEERMPFEWDESCRNAFTSIKMYLMNPSVLAAPIPGKLLILYIFAQERSVGALLAQENDEGKENALYYLSRMMTSNELNYLPIEKLYLELTDELPNEEVFMVESSWSMYFDGVAHRDGASVGVVFYTPKADILQYSFILTRRCSNNVTEYQALILGLETAIDMKNFNQQADSLARVASMITLPSHQNQILICQNWVIPPMFDEEDDGGEEKTYHIFVHEIEKKDWRHLIIDYLNHGKLHEDLRKRVDVRRRTPHFIYYKGTLYRKSFDGVSLRCLGEDEAMQAMEEAHSGICGAH from the exons ATGCCAACCCTTCAGTCGACTGATGAAGAAAGGATGCCATTCGAGTGGGATGAATCGTGTAGAAATGCTTTTACAAGCATCAAAATGTACCTCATGAATCCCTCAGTGTTGGCTGCGCCCATTCCAGGAAAATTATTGATTCTCTATATTTTCGCTCAAGAACGGTCGGTTGGGGCCttacttgctcaagaaaatgatgaaggtAAAGAGAATGCGCTGTATTACTTGAGTCGGATGATGACATCTAATGAGCTGAATTACTTACCCATTGAGAAATTGTATTTG GAATTGACTGATGAACTCCCCAATGAAGAAGTGTTTATGGTCGAATCCTCGTGGTCGATGTATTTCGATGGGGTTGCTCACCGTGATGGAGCTAGTGTGGGAGTTGTCTTTTATACTCCTAAAGCAGATATATTGCAGTACTCTTTCATTTTAACACGCCGGTGTTCAAACAATGTGACCGAATATCAGGCGTTAATTCTCGGTCTTGAAACGGCTATAGACATGAA AAATTTTAACCAACAAGCTGACTCTTTGGCAAGGGTGGCGTCCATGATCACTCTACCTTctcatcaaaatcaaattttaatatGTCAAAATTGGGTCATACCTCCGATGttcgatgaagaagatgatggtgGAGAAGAAAAAacttatcatatttttgtccaTGAGATTGAAAAGAAGGATTGGCGTCACCTCATCATTGATTACCTTAATCATGGGAAATTACATGAAGATCTCAGGAAAAGGGTTGATGTACGTCGTCGAACGCCACATTTCATTTACTATAAAGGGACGCTTTACCGAAAATCATTCGATGGGGTGTCTCTACGATgtcttggagaagatgaggccaTGCAAGCAATGGAGGAGGCTCACTCTGGGATATGTGGTGCTCACTAA